In Arachis hypogaea cultivar Tifrunner chromosome 17, arahy.Tifrunner.gnm2.J5K5, whole genome shotgun sequence, a single window of DNA contains:
- the LOC140180655 gene encoding uncharacterized protein — MEAFDKLKVALTQAPIVRGPDWSRPFEIMCDASNFAVGAALAQHEGKNPYVIAYASTTLDRAQSNYTTTEKELLAIVFALDKFRAYLLGSKVVVYSDNAALKYLLAKKEFKPRLIRWVLLLQEFDLEIQDRSGSQNLVADHLSRLKHTKGDATPINDSFPFEGLQAISEVIPWIVKPHRKHWSAKLTDALWAYRTAYKMPIGMSPFRFVYGKACHLLVDIEHKAYWAVKECNSSLGGTRIERKLQLVELECLRLEAYENSRLYKERMKAVHDKNIRGREFKAGELVLLYNSRWEGPYTVEKAEPYGVYHLRYPSSSDIFKVNGHRLKLYYGEKMTNNEEMEVFLLEDAPNGKEN, encoded by the exons ATGGAGGCTTTTGACAAGCTTAAAGTGGCATTGACCCAAGCTCCCATCGTGAGAGGGCCGGATTGGAGTCGGCCGttcgaaataatgtgtgatgcttcaaaCTTTGCCGTGGGAGCCGCGCTAGCACAGCACGAGGGTAAGAATCCTTATGTCATTGCCTATGCATCAACAACTTTGGATAGAGCCCAATCCAATTACACTACCACCGAAAAAGAGTTGTTGGCTATTGTCTTCGCTTTGGACAAATTCCGAGCGTATCTACTTGGTtccaaggtggtagtgtactcagataaTGCGGCGTTAAAATATTTGTTGGCTAAAAAGGAATTCAAACCAAGGTTGATTAGATGGGTTTTGTTATTGCAAGAATTTGACCTAGAAATTCaggataggagtggttcgcaAAACCTAGTGGCAGATCACTTGAGTCGCCTTAAGCACACCAAAGGCGATGCCACTCCTATTAATGACTCTTTCCCTTTTGAGGGCTTGCAAGCAATCTCGGAAGTCATACCTTG GATTGTGAAGCCTCATCGAAAGCATTGGAGTGCCAAGCTCACcgatgcactatgggcctacCGAACGGCTTACAAGATGCcgattggcatgagcccctttcgGTTTGTCTATGGCAAAGCTTGCCACCTACTGGTGGACATAGAGCATAAAGCATATTGGGCTGTCAAGGAGTGCAATTCAAGTTTGGGAGGGACCAGAATCGAGAGAAAGTTACAACTAGTGGAATTAGAGTGTTtgaggctagaagcctatgagaactctagactttacaaggagaGGATGAAAGCCGTGCATGATAAGAAcataagaggaagagaatttaaAGCCGGCGAATTagtccttctctacaattcaagatgggaaggaccttataCAGTAGAAAAAGCGGAGCCATACGGTGTCTATCACTTGCGCTATCCTTCAAGCTCCGACATTTTCAAGGTCAATGGGCATCGTCTAAAGTTGTATTATGGTGAAAAGATGACAAACAACGAAGAGATGGAGGTGTTCCTTTTGGAAGATGCACCTAATGGCAAAGAGAATTGA